In Brassica rapa cultivar Chiifu-401-42 chromosome A06, CAAS_Brap_v3.01, whole genome shotgun sequence, a single window of DNA contains:
- the LOC103871835 gene encoding 4-substituted benzoates-glutamate ligase GH3.12-like produces MSLGCDLTLLEELTSNAKQIQEDVLNKILKANANTEYLQRFLQGSSDKELFKKNVPVVSYEDVKHYIYRVSNGEPSDVISGEPITAFLRSSGTSSGNPKIFPANNIFFKNVQIIYTLCSVVMSKHVEGFKEGKVIWFQPASTTPCGLPIAPVLTSFTKSEYYRSLAKKSTSPDQIIMCPDTKQSMYCQLLCGLVQRDDVVSVGAVFASVLVGVIHFLENYWKELASNIRSGHLSEWITDLGCRDYVSILLGDPNPELADLIENVCGQKSWQGIVSRLWPKAKCIDAIITGSMAQYIPALEFYSNNELPLVSLRYASSEAYFGLNLEPLSKPQHVSYTFLPNMSYFEFIDVDGEIVDLVNVKLGHYYEPFGLHRCRVGDVLQVTGFYNMAPQFRFVRRKNTVLSVYAEPTTEEDLLKALARATVILESSDLMITGFTCYADISTVPGHYVFYMELKAKVNNTSIDDLVLDTKVLVECCCVMEESLNGSYRSFRRKNGWIGALEIRVVQQGTFASLMDFFVCRGSSISQYKTPMCLESAEALKVLEDKVLARFFSDKSPPI; encoded by the exons ATGAGTCTAGGCTGTGATCTCACTCTTCTGGAAGAGCTAACCTCAAATGCGAAGCAAATACAAGAAGATGTATTGAACAAGATACTCAAAGCTAACGCAAACACAGAGTACCTCCAAAGGTTTCTCCAGGGAAGCTCTGATAAAGAGCTGTTCAAGAAGAACGTACCGGTGGTGAGCTATGAAGATGTTAAGCATTATATATATCGTGTCTCAAATGGAGAACCCTCGGATGTTATTTCCGGGGAACCCATCACTGCGTTTCTTCGTAG CTCTGGAACTTCAAGTGGGAATCCAAAGATATTTCCTGCAAACAACATCTTCTTTAAGAATGTTCAGATCATCTATACCCTATGCTCGGTCGTTATGTCCAA gCATGTCGAAGGCTTTAAGGAAGGAAAGGTGATATGGTTCCAGCCAGCATCCACAACTCCTTGTGGTTTGCCTATTGCTCCTGTGCTAACAAGCTTCACAAAGAGCGAATATTATAGGAGCCTGGCAAAAAAAAGTACAAGCCCCGACCAGATCATAATGTGTCCGGATACCAAACAGAGTATGTACTGTCAACTTCTCTGTGGTCTTGTCCAGAGAGATGACGTAGTAAGTGTGGGTGCTGTGTTCGCTTCTGTCTTGGTtggagttatccattttcttgaaaattactggaaagagttGGCTAGTAATATAAGATCCGGTCATCTCAGCGAGTGGATCACCGACCTTGGTTGTAGAGACTATGTCTCTATCCTCCTTGGAGACCCAAATCCTGAGCTGGCTGATCTGATCGAAAACGTGTGCGGACAAAAATCTTGGCAAGGTATAGTTTCACGACTTTGGCCCAAAGCCAAATGCATTGATGCTATTATTACAGGAAGTATGGCTCAATACATCCCAGCATTGGAGTTCTACTCTAATAATGAACTTCCTCTAGTTTCCCTAAGGTATGCTTCGTCTGAGGCATATTTTGGGTTGAATTTGGAACCTCTGAGCAAACCACAACATGTCTCCTACACATTTCTACCCAACATGTCGTACTTCGAGTTCATAGATGTCGATGGCGAGATTGTTGATCTTGTGAATGTGAAGTTGGGTCACTACTATGAGCCCTTTG GTTTACACAGATGTAGAGTGGGGGATGTTTTACAGGTCACTGGTTTTTACAATATGGCACCTCAGTTCAGATTTGTACGAAGAAAAAATACGGTTCTAAGCGTCTATGCAGAGCCAACGACTGAAGAAGATCTTTTAAAGGCGTTGGCTCGTGCTACTGTCATTCTTGAATCTTCGGATTTGATGATCACGGGTTTCACATGCTATGCCGATATATCCACTGTACCGGGTCACTACGTTTTTTATATGGAACTCAAAGCAAAAGTCAACAATACTAGCATTGATGATTTAGTACTTGATACCAAGGTATTGGTTGAATGTTGTTGTGTCATGGAAGAATCATTGAATGGTTCTTATAGGAGTTTCAGGAGGAAAAATGGATGGATAGGAGCTCTAGAGATAAGAGTGGTGCAACAAGGAACGTTTGCTTCTCTCATGGACTTTTTTGTCTGCCGAGGTTCTTCTATATCTCAGTACAAGACACCTATGTGCTTAGAATCTGCTGAGGCTTTAAAAGTTCTTGAAGACAAGGTTCTTGCTCGGTTCTTCAGCGACAAATCCCCTCCTATCTGA
- the LOC103871836 gene encoding 4-substituted benzoates-glutamate ligase GH3.12 — MSLGCDLTVLEELTSNAKQIQDDVLNKILNANANTEYLKRFLQGSSDKELFKKNVPVVSYEDVKPYIDRVANGEPSDIISGEPITAFFRSSGTTSGNQKIFPANNITFENILFAFSLSSVVMSKHVEVYKQGKVMSFTFTQTISTTPCGLPLAPGLTSFIKSEYYRRLAKNSTSPYQIILCPDTKQSMYCQLLCGLVQRDEVVSVGSVFASVLVQVIHFLENYWKELASNIRSGHLSEWITDLSCRESVSTILVEPNPELADLIENECGQTSWQGIVTRLWPKAKCMEAIITGSMAQHISALEFYSNKLPLVSPIYGSSEAFFGLNLEPLCKPQHVSYTFLPNMSYFEFIDVDVEGGTTSGEVLDLVDVKLGRYYELLVTNFSGLHRCRVGDVLEATGYYNKTPQFRFVRRKTTVLSVHLEPTTEEDLLKALARATVILESLELMLTGFTCYGDVSTVPGHYVFYLELKAKVNNNSIDDEVLDNKVLVECCRVMEESLNGTYRRFRRKNGSIGALEIRVVQQGTFDSLMDFFVSRGSSISQYKTPMCINSAEALKVLEDKVLARFFSDKSPPI, encoded by the exons ATGAGCCTAGGCTGTGATCTCACCGTTCTAGAAGAGCTAACATCAAACGCGAAGCAAATACAAGATGATGTATTGAACAAGATACTCAATGCTAACGCAAACACAGAGTACCTCAAAAGGTTTCTCCAGGGGAGCTCTGATAAAGAGCTGTTCAAGAAGAATGTACCGGTGGTGAGCTATGAAGATGTTAAGCCTTATATCGATCGTGTTGCAAATGGAGAACCCTCTGATATCATTTCCGGCGAACCCATTACTGCGTTTTTCCGAAG CTCCGGAACTACTAGTGGGAATCAAAAGATATTTCCTGCGAACAACATCACTTTTGAGAATATTCTATTCGCCTTTTCCCTAAGCTCGGTCGTTATGTCCAA GCATGTTGAGGTTTATAAGCAAGGAAAGGTGATGAGCTTTACGTTCACTCAGACAATATCCACAACTCCTTGTGGTTTGCCTCTCGCTCCCGGGTTAACAAGCTTCATAAAGAGCGAATATTATAGGAGGCTGGCTAAAAATAGTACAAGCCCTTATCAGATCATACTGTGTCCGGACACCAAACAAAGCATGTACTGTCAACTTCTCTGTGGTCTTGTCCAGAGAGACGAGGTTGTAAGCGTGGGTTCAGTATTCGCTTCTGTCTTGGTTCAAGTTATCCATTTTCTTGAAAACTACTGGAAAGAGTTGGCTAGTAATATAAGATCCGGTCATCTCAGCGAGTGGATCACCGACCTTAGTTGTAGAGAATCTGTCTCTACCATCCTTGTTGAGCCAAATCCTGAGTTGGCAGATCTAATCGAAAACGAGTGCGGACAAACATCTTGGCAAGGTATAGTTACACGACTTTGGCCTAAAGCCAAATGCATGGAAGCTATTATTACAGGAAGTATGGCTCAACACATCTCAGCGTTGGAGTTCTACTCTAATAAACTGCCTCTAGTTTCCCCAATTTATGGATCGTCTGAAGCATTTTTCGGGCTAAATTTGGAACCTCTATGCAAGCCACAACATGTGTCCTACACATTTCTACCCAACATGTCATACTTCGAGTTCATAGATGTTGATGTCGAAGGAGGAACCACGTCGGGAGAGGTTCTGGATCTTGTGGATGTAAAGTTAGGTCGGTACTATGAGCTCTTGGTCACAAACTTTTCCG GTTTACACAGATGTAGAGTGGGAGATGTTTTAGAGGCCACTGGGTACTACAACAAGACACCACAATTCAGATTCGTACGTAGGAAAACTACGGTTTTAAGCGTTCATCTAGAGCCAACGACTGAAGAAGATCTTTTAAAGGCGTTGGCTCGTGCCACAGTAATTCTTGAATCTTTGGAATTAATGTTGACAGGTTTTACATGCTATGGGGACGTCTCCACTGTACCGGGTCACTACGTTTTTTACTTGGAACTCAAAGCCAAAGTCAACAATAACAGCATTGATGATGAAGTACTTGATAACAAGGTATTGGTGGAATGTTGTCGTGTCATGGAGGAATCATTAAATGGTACTTATAGACGTTTCAGGAGGAAAAATGGATCGATTGGAGCTCTAGAGATAAGAGTGGTGCAACAAGGAACGTTTGATTCTCTCATGGACTTTTTTGTCTCCCGAGGTTCTTCTATATCTCAGTACAAGACACCTATGTGCATAAACTCTGCTGAGGCTTTAAAAGTTCTTGAAGACAAGGTTCTTGCTCGGTTCTTCAGCGACAAATCCCCTCCTATCTGA
- the LOC103871837 gene encoding 4-substituted benzoates-glutamate ligase GH3.12 isoform X2 — protein sequence MSLDCDLTVLEELTSNAKQIQDDVLTKILKANANTEYLQRFLQGSADKELFKKNVPVVSYEDVKPYIDRVANGEPSDVISGEPITAFLVSSGTSSGNQKIFPANNIFFKNIQIFYTLGSLVMSKCFDGYKQGKVIRFTFTHPISTTPGGLPLAPTVTSFTKSEYFRSLPKNSPSPYQIIMCTDAKQSMYCQLLCGLVQRDEVASVGAVFAAVLVQVIHFLENYWKELASNIRFGHVSEWITDLSCRDSVSTVLVEPNPELADLIENVCGKKSWQVSLRYASSEAFFGLNLEPLSKNVSYTFLPNMSYFEFLDVDGGAEGEIVDLVNVKLGRYYEILVTNFSGLHRCRVGDVLEVTGFYNMAPQLRFVRRKNAALSVHLESTTEEELLKALARATLVLESSDLVLMGFTCYGDISTVPGHYVFYLELKSKVDNNITNVLSLVNKVLVECCCVIEESLNRIYRHFRSKEGSIGALEIRVVQEGTFGSLMDFFVSRGCSITQYKTPICLNSAEALKVLGDKVLARFFNDKSPTI from the exons ATGAGTCTAGACTGTGATCTCACTGTTCTAGAAGAGCTAACATCAAATGCGAAGCAAATACAAGACGATGTTTTGACCAAGATACTCAAAGCTAACGCGAACACAGAGTACCTCCAACGTTTTCTCCAGGGGAGTGCGGATAAAGAGCTGTTCAAAAAGAACGTACCGGTGGTGAGCTATGAAGATGTTAAGCCTTATATCGATCGTGTCGCAAATGGAGAACCCTCTGATGTCATTTCGGGGGAACCCATCACTGCGTTTTTAGTAAG CTCTGGAACTTCAAGTGGGAATCAAAAGATATTTCCTGCGAACAACATCTTCTTTAAGAATATTCAAATCTTCTATACGCTAGGCTCTCTCGTTATGTCCAA gtGTTTCGATGGTTATAAGCAAGGAAAGGTGATTAGGTTTACCTTCACTCATCCGATATCCACAACTCCTGGTGGTTTGCCTCTTGCTCCTACGGTAACAAGCTTCACAAAGAGTGAATATTTTAGGAGCCTGCCAAAAAATAGTCCAAGCCCCTACCAGATCATAATGTGTACGGACGCCAAACAGAGTATGTACTGTCAACTTCTCTGTGGTCTTGTCCAGAGAGATGAGGTTGCAAGTGTTGGTGCTGTGTTCGCTGCTGTTTTGGTTCAAGTTAtccattttcttgaaaattactggaaagagttGGCCAGTAACATCAGATTTGGTCATGTCAGCGAGTGGATCACCGACCTTAGTTGTCGAGACTCTGTCTCTACCGTCCTTGTTGAGCCAAATCCAGAACTGGCAGATCTAATCGAAAATGTGTGCGGAAAAAAATCCTGGCAAG TTTCCCTAAGGTATGCTTCGTCTGAAGCATTTTTCGGGTTAAATTTGGAACCTCTAAGCAAAAATGTGTCCTACACATTTCTACCCAACATGTCATACTTCGAGTTCTTAGATGTCGATGGAGGAGCCGAGGGGGAGATTGTTGATCTGGTGAATGTGAAGTTAGGTCGCTACTATGAGATCTTGGTCACAAACTTTTCCG GTTTACACAGATGTAGAGTGGGGGATGTTTTAGAGGTCACTGGTTTTTACAATATGGCACCTCAGTTAAGATTTGTACGTAGAAAAAATGCGGCTTTAAGCGTTCACCTAGAGTCAACGACTGAAGAAGAGCTTTTAAAGGCGTTGGCTCGTGCGACACTAGTTCTTGAATCTTCGGATTTAGTATTGATGGGTTTCACATGCTATGGCGATATCTCCACTGTACCGGGTCACTATGTTTTTTACTTGGAGCTCAAATCAAAAGTCGACAACAATATCACTAATGTTCTATCACTTGTTAACAAGGTACTAGTGGAATGTTGTTGTGTCATTGAGGAATCATTGAATCGTATTTATAGGCACTTCAGGAGCAAAGAGGGTTCGATTGGAGCTCTAGAGATAAGAGTGGTGCAAGAGGGAACgtttggttctctcatggactTTTTTGTCTCCCGAGGTTGTTCTATAACTCAATACAAGACACCTATATGCTTAAACTCTGCTGAGGCTTTAAAGGTTCTTGGAGACAAGGTTCTTGCTCGCTTCTTTAACGACAAATCCCCTACTATCTGA
- the LOC103871839 gene encoding LOW QUALITY PROTEIN: transcription factor bHLH168-like (The sequence of the model RefSeq protein was modified relative to this genomic sequence to represent the inferred CDS: substituted 1 base at 1 genomic stop codon) translates to MRRQRGRELGEGSSMSWKEQRNLREKERRMRMKHLFFTLSSHVSPTHRLPVPQLIDHSASYMIQLKEKVNKLREKKKTLLGEVGNHSEGSSFNLPKLSICSRGSIIKMNLIMDLNMKRVMLHELVSVFEEEGAXVMSANLQNLNDRITYTVTAQAIICRIGIDPSRIEERLRDIIF, encoded by the exons atgaGGAGGCAGAGGGGAAGAGAATTAGGAGAAGGAAGCTCAATGTCGTGGAAGGAACAGCGAAACCTCAGAGAGAAAGAGCGACGAATGCGCATGAAACATCTCTTCTTTACACTCTCTTCTCATGTTTCTCCCACTCATAGG TTGCCGGTGCCTCAGCTTATAGACCATTCGGCATCATACATGATCCAATTAAAAGAGAAGGTAAATAAATTGAGGGAGAAGAAAAAGACTTTGTTAGGAGAAGTTGGGAATCACTCTGAAGGGTCGTCGTTTAATCTGCCGAAACTCAGTATTTGTTCGCGGGGCTCGATCATAAAAATGAATCTGATTATGGACCTGAACATGAAAAGAGTGATGCTACATGAGCTTGTTAGTGTTTTTGAAGAAGAAGGAGCTTAAGTTATGAGTGCTAATCTTCAAAACTTGAATGATAGGATCACTTACACAGTCACAGCTCAG GCCATCATATGTCGGATCGGCATCGATCCATCAAGGATAGAAGAGAGATTAAGGGATATCatcttttga
- the LOC103871838 gene encoding pre-mRNA-processing factor 17 isoform X1 produces the protein MDLIQSYDGGDASSSPEPSPPRMLKAKSSAPEVDDTALALTVSNASQSKSNPINPTQHAVAFNPTYDQLWAPIYGPAHPYAKDGIAQGMRNHKLGFVEDASIGSFVFDEQYSTFQKYGYAADPSGMNYVGDAEALKQNDGVSVYNIKQSDQKRRKLEESKGEEEVEIAAEAENPATEAWLLKNRKSPWSRKKEVVQGELTEEQKKYAEDHAKKKEEKSQQGEAKGEAFTDKSTFHGKEDKDYQGRSWIEAPKDAKANNDHCYIPKRLVHTWSGHTKGVSAIRFFPKHGHLLLSAGMDCKVKIWDVYNSGKCMRTYMGHGKAVRDICFSNDGTKFLTAGYDKNIKYWDTETGQVISTFSTGKIPYVVKLNPDDDKQNILLAGMSDKKIVQWDINSGEITQEYDQHLGAVNTITFVDNNRRFVTSSDDKSLRVWEFGIPVVIKYISEPHMHSMPAISVHPNGKWLAAQSLDNQILIYGTRERFQLNKKKRFAGHIVAGYACQVNFSPDGRFVMSGDGEGRCWFWDWKSCRVFKTLRCHNGVCIGAEWHPLEQSKVATCGWDGLIKYWD, from the exons ATGGATCTGATTCAATCCTACGACGGAGGAGACGCCTCTTCCTCGCCGGAACCCTCACCGCCTCGCATGCTGAAGGCGAAGTCATCGGCCCCGGAGGTAGACGACACGGCGCTCGCTCTCACGGTATCCAACGCGAGCCAATCGAAATCGAACCCGATCAACCCGACGCAGCACGCCGTCGCGTTCAACCCCACCTACGATCAGCTCTGGGCTCCGATCTACGGCCCGGCCCATCCCTACGCGAAGGACGGGATCGCTCAGGGGATGCGGAACCACAAGCTAGGGTTCGTGGAGGACGCCTCGATCGGGTCCTTCGTCTTCGACGAGCAGTACAGCACTTTCCAGAAGTACGGCTACGCGGCGGATCCCTCCGGGATGAACTACGTCGGCGACGCGGAGGCGCTGAAGCAGAACGACGGCGTTTCGGTTTATAATATCAAGCAGAGCGACCAGAAGAGGAGGAAGCTTGAGGAGAGCAAAGGCGAGGAGGAGGTTGAGATCGCGGCGGAGGCTGAGAATCCGGCGACGGAGGCGTGGCTGTTGAAGAACAGGAAGAGTCCTTGGTCGAGGAAGAAGGAGGTTGTTCAGGGAGAGTTGACTGAGGAGCAGAAGAAGTATGCGGAGGATCACGCcaagaagaaggaagagaagAGCCAACAGGGAGAAGCTAAAGGAGAGGCTTTTACGGATAAGAGCACTTTCCATGGCAAGGAGGATAAAGACTATCAAGGGAGGTCGTGGATCGAAGCTCCTAAAGACGCAAAGGCTAACAACGACCATTGCTATATCCCAAAGCGTTTGGTTCATACGTGGAGTGGTCACACGAAAGGTGTTTCCGCTATTCGGTTCTTCCCAAAGCATGGACATTTGCTTCTCTCCGCAGGTATGGATTGCAAGGTCAAGATTTGGGATGTGTATAACTCTGGCAAGTGTATGAGGACTTACATGGGTCACGGTAAAGCTGTGAGGGATATTTGTTTCTCTAATGATGGGACTAAGTTCTTGACTGCTGGGTATGATAAGAACATTAAGTATTGGGATACAGAGACTGGTCAAGTTATATCGACTTTCTCCACTGGGAAGATTCCATATGTGGTGAAGCTGAATCCTGATGATGACAAGCAGAATATTTTGTTGGCGGGGATGAGTGATAAGAAGATAGTGCAGTGGGATATTAACTCCGGGGAGATTACGCAAGAGTATGATCAGCACTTGGGTGCGGTTAACACAATCACGTTTGTGGATAATAACAGAAGGTTTGTCACTTCAAGTGATGATAAGTCTCTTCGTGTGTGGGAGTTTGGGATACCGGTGGTTATCAAGTATATCAGCGAGCCTCATATGCACTCCATGCCTGCCATTTCTGTTCACCCGAATGGGAAGTGGCTTGCGGCGCAGAGCTTGGACAACCAGATTCTGATCTACGGTACCAGGGAAAGGTTTCAGCTGAATAAGAAGAAGAGGTTTGCAGGGCACATTGTGGCCGGTTATGCATGCCAAGTTAATTTCTCGCCAGATGGAAGGTTTGTAATGTCGGGAGATGGAGAGGGTAGGTGCTGGTTTTGGGACTGGAAGAGCTGCAGAGTGTTCAAGACTCTTAGATGTCACAACGGAGTATGCATTGGAGCCGAGTGGCATCCTCTGGAACAGAGCAAAGTCGCAACTTGTGGATGGGACGGCTTGATTAAGTactg GGACTAA
- the LOC103871838 gene encoding pre-mRNA-processing factor 17 isoform X2, with product MDLIQSYDGGDASSSPEPSPPRMLKAKSSAPEVDDTALALTVSNASQSKSNPINPTQHAVAFNPTYDQLWAPIYGPAHPYAKDGIAQGMRNHKLGFVEDASIGSFVFDEQYSTFQKYGYAADPSGMNYVGDAEALKQNDGVSVYNIKQSDQKRRKLEESKGEEEVEIAAEAENPATEAWLLKNRKSPWSRKKEVVQGELTEEQKKYAEDHAKKKEEKSQQGEAKGEAFTDKSTFHGKEDKDYQGRSWIEAPKDAKANNDHCYIPKRLVHTWSGHTKGVSAIRFFPKHGHLLLSAGMDCKVKIWDVYNSGKCMRTYMGHGKAVRDICFSNDGTKFLTAGYDKNIKYWDTETGQVISTFSTGKIPYVVKLNPDDDKQNILLAGMSDKKIVQWDINSGEITQEYDQHLGAVNTITFVDNNRRFVTSSDDKSLRVWEFGIPVVIKYISEPHMHSMPAISVHPNGKWLAAQSLDNQILIYGTRERFQLNKKKRFAGHIVAGYACQVNFSPDGRFVMSGDGEGRCWFWDWKSCRVFKTLRCHNGVCIGAEWHPLEQSKVATCGWDGLIKYW from the coding sequence ATGGATCTGATTCAATCCTACGACGGAGGAGACGCCTCTTCCTCGCCGGAACCCTCACCGCCTCGCATGCTGAAGGCGAAGTCATCGGCCCCGGAGGTAGACGACACGGCGCTCGCTCTCACGGTATCCAACGCGAGCCAATCGAAATCGAACCCGATCAACCCGACGCAGCACGCCGTCGCGTTCAACCCCACCTACGATCAGCTCTGGGCTCCGATCTACGGCCCGGCCCATCCCTACGCGAAGGACGGGATCGCTCAGGGGATGCGGAACCACAAGCTAGGGTTCGTGGAGGACGCCTCGATCGGGTCCTTCGTCTTCGACGAGCAGTACAGCACTTTCCAGAAGTACGGCTACGCGGCGGATCCCTCCGGGATGAACTACGTCGGCGACGCGGAGGCGCTGAAGCAGAACGACGGCGTTTCGGTTTATAATATCAAGCAGAGCGACCAGAAGAGGAGGAAGCTTGAGGAGAGCAAAGGCGAGGAGGAGGTTGAGATCGCGGCGGAGGCTGAGAATCCGGCGACGGAGGCGTGGCTGTTGAAGAACAGGAAGAGTCCTTGGTCGAGGAAGAAGGAGGTTGTTCAGGGAGAGTTGACTGAGGAGCAGAAGAAGTATGCGGAGGATCACGCcaagaagaaggaagagaagAGCCAACAGGGAGAAGCTAAAGGAGAGGCTTTTACGGATAAGAGCACTTTCCATGGCAAGGAGGATAAAGACTATCAAGGGAGGTCGTGGATCGAAGCTCCTAAAGACGCAAAGGCTAACAACGACCATTGCTATATCCCAAAGCGTTTGGTTCATACGTGGAGTGGTCACACGAAAGGTGTTTCCGCTATTCGGTTCTTCCCAAAGCATGGACATTTGCTTCTCTCCGCAGGTATGGATTGCAAGGTCAAGATTTGGGATGTGTATAACTCTGGCAAGTGTATGAGGACTTACATGGGTCACGGTAAAGCTGTGAGGGATATTTGTTTCTCTAATGATGGGACTAAGTTCTTGACTGCTGGGTATGATAAGAACATTAAGTATTGGGATACAGAGACTGGTCAAGTTATATCGACTTTCTCCACTGGGAAGATTCCATATGTGGTGAAGCTGAATCCTGATGATGACAAGCAGAATATTTTGTTGGCGGGGATGAGTGATAAGAAGATAGTGCAGTGGGATATTAACTCCGGGGAGATTACGCAAGAGTATGATCAGCACTTGGGTGCGGTTAACACAATCACGTTTGTGGATAATAACAGAAGGTTTGTCACTTCAAGTGATGATAAGTCTCTTCGTGTGTGGGAGTTTGGGATACCGGTGGTTATCAAGTATATCAGCGAGCCTCATATGCACTCCATGCCTGCCATTTCTGTTCACCCGAATGGGAAGTGGCTTGCGGCGCAGAGCTTGGACAACCAGATTCTGATCTACGGTACCAGGGAAAGGTTTCAGCTGAATAAGAAGAAGAGGTTTGCAGGGCACATTGTGGCCGGTTATGCATGCCAAGTTAATTTCTCGCCAGATGGAAGGTTTGTAATGTCGGGAGATGGAGAGGGTAGGTGCTGGTTTTGGGACTGGAAGAGCTGCAGAGTGTTCAAGACTCTTAGATGTCACAACGGAGTATGCATTGGAGCCGAGTGGCATCCTCTGGAACAGAGCAAAGTCGCAACTTGTGGATGGGACGGCTTGATTAAGTactggtaa
- the LOC103871837 gene encoding 4-substituted benzoates-glutamate ligase GH3.12 isoform X1 translates to MSLDCDLTVLEELTSNAKQIQDDVLTKILKANANTEYLQRFLQGSADKELFKKNVPVVSYEDVKPYIDRVANGEPSDVISGEPITAFLVSSGTSSGNQKIFPANNIFFKNIQIFYTLGSLVMSKCFDGYKQGKVIRFTFTHPISTTPGGLPLAPTVTSFTKSEYFRSLPKNSPSPYQIIMCTDAKQSMYCQLLCGLVQRDEVASVGAVFAAVLVQVIHFLENYWKELASNIRFGHVSEWITDLSCRDSVSTVLVEPNPELADLIENVCGKKSWQGIVSLLWPKAKCIEAIFTGSMAQYIPTLEFYTNNELSLVSLRYASSEAFFGLNLEPLSKNVSYTFLPNMSYFEFLDVDGGAEGEIVDLVNVKLGRYYEILVTNFSGLHRCRVGDVLEVTGFYNMAPQLRFVRRKNAALSVHLESTTEEELLKALARATLVLESSDLVLMGFTCYGDISTVPGHYVFYLELKSKVDNNITNVLSLVNKVLVECCCVIEESLNRIYRHFRSKEGSIGALEIRVVQEGTFGSLMDFFVSRGCSITQYKTPICLNSAEALKVLGDKVLARFFNDKSPTI, encoded by the exons ATGAGTCTAGACTGTGATCTCACTGTTCTAGAAGAGCTAACATCAAATGCGAAGCAAATACAAGACGATGTTTTGACCAAGATACTCAAAGCTAACGCGAACACAGAGTACCTCCAACGTTTTCTCCAGGGGAGTGCGGATAAAGAGCTGTTCAAAAAGAACGTACCGGTGGTGAGCTATGAAGATGTTAAGCCTTATATCGATCGTGTCGCAAATGGAGAACCCTCTGATGTCATTTCGGGGGAACCCATCACTGCGTTTTTAGTAAG CTCTGGAACTTCAAGTGGGAATCAAAAGATATTTCCTGCGAACAACATCTTCTTTAAGAATATTCAAATCTTCTATACGCTAGGCTCTCTCGTTATGTCCAA gtGTTTCGATGGTTATAAGCAAGGAAAGGTGATTAGGTTTACCTTCACTCATCCGATATCCACAACTCCTGGTGGTTTGCCTCTTGCTCCTACGGTAACAAGCTTCACAAAGAGTGAATATTTTAGGAGCCTGCCAAAAAATAGTCCAAGCCCCTACCAGATCATAATGTGTACGGACGCCAAACAGAGTATGTACTGTCAACTTCTCTGTGGTCTTGTCCAGAGAGATGAGGTTGCAAGTGTTGGTGCTGTGTTCGCTGCTGTTTTGGTTCAAGTTAtccattttcttgaaaattactggaaagagttGGCCAGTAACATCAGATTTGGTCATGTCAGCGAGTGGATCACCGACCTTAGTTGTCGAGACTCTGTCTCTACCGTCCTTGTTGAGCCAAATCCAGAACTGGCAGATCTAATCGAAAATGTGTGCGGAAAAAAATCCTGGCAAGGTATAGTTTCACTACTTTGGCCTAAAGCCAAATGCATTGAAGCTATTTTTACAGGAAGTATGGCTCAATACATCCCAACATTGGAGTTCTACACTAATAATGAACTTTCTCTAGTTTCCCTAAGGTATGCTTCGTCTGAAGCATTTTTCGGGTTAAATTTGGAACCTCTAAGCAAAAATGTGTCCTACACATTTCTACCCAACATGTCATACTTCGAGTTCTTAGATGTCGATGGAGGAGCCGAGGGGGAGATTGTTGATCTGGTGAATGTGAAGTTAGGTCGCTACTATGAGATCTTGGTCACAAACTTTTCCG GTTTACACAGATGTAGAGTGGGGGATGTTTTAGAGGTCACTGGTTTTTACAATATGGCACCTCAGTTAAGATTTGTACGTAGAAAAAATGCGGCTTTAAGCGTTCACCTAGAGTCAACGACTGAAGAAGAGCTTTTAAAGGCGTTGGCTCGTGCGACACTAGTTCTTGAATCTTCGGATTTAGTATTGATGGGTTTCACATGCTATGGCGATATCTCCACTGTACCGGGTCACTATGTTTTTTACTTGGAGCTCAAATCAAAAGTCGACAACAATATCACTAATGTTCTATCACTTGTTAACAAGGTACTAGTGGAATGTTGTTGTGTCATTGAGGAATCATTGAATCGTATTTATAGGCACTTCAGGAGCAAAGAGGGTTCGATTGGAGCTCTAGAGATAAGAGTGGTGCAAGAGGGAACgtttggttctctcatggactTTTTTGTCTCCCGAGGTTGTTCTATAACTCAATACAAGACACCTATATGCTTAAACTCTGCTGAGGCTTTAAAGGTTCTTGGAGACAAGGTTCTTGCTCGCTTCTTTAACGACAAATCCCCTACTATCTGA